catcaggatcaggaatggtgtggccagcaggagcagggcagtgattcgtCCCCTGTGCCCGgctctggtgaggccacacctcgagtgctgtgtccagttctggacccaaaatttaggaaggacatggaggggctggagcatgtccagagaagggcgaCAAGGCTGGTAAGGGGTCTgaagcacaagtcctgtgaggagtggctaGGGCTGTTTATACTGGAGAATAGGAGGCTTCAgggagacaaggcagtgtcagggcacgggttggacttgatgatctccaaggtcttttccaaccttgctgattctgggattctctgaaaccacccttgcagcaggtgcaggatgagccctgggcctcctcttcagaagctccagcagcccaggtgcctcagcttctcctgccagccccaaagcccatcctgtcagtcctgcagagcctctgcagctcctcctcattgcccagaacagggagccccacaggcagacacagcagcccagatgtgcccccctggcctggggtgcctctagcaagggagcagcaccaggcactgcaggagcctgccgacaattcctgcagcacttggaggatgatcctgctccccaagggacgttcccatggtgccaagtcaggaactggaatggggagtggggccagagaggaaagggcaaacagggatgggctgtttgcaggggagggaacagcaGTGGACaataggaagaaatttgtaaCAGGAAcagtaaagaaagcaaaggtgaagcaaaggaaatgctcagggcagtttgggggtggctgccaggcagccctggctctgagcaacagcgtctgcagtggcacaggaatcccccagctgatgggaacaaactttctggctgactgcagaggccagaacaaagctgagtggtttccctggtgtcccccagcccttgctggccccaggggctgatggcatttgtgctccctcaggttcatgtccccacagcagcagcatgggggtgctcccacCTGCTCtctgcaatgcaaacaggggctcctgagccagtgctgctgtgtctctgcctgcaaggatgcagcacctctgtgagctgggggagaggccagggctgcagaggggggatgttgttggcagctccatcaggacgctctgggacgctgccctgggttgtgcagcgcactggggatggatcagcccctgctctgctgctccttcccgtctcccccagggcccttgcagagccccagccatgctgtttgcccccagcctgcccacggccagcctggggctgctcagcctggggcttttctgtgctgagcattggcctggttgtgttcttgagagagcctgggcaaggagcctgcagcccccagggcctggcctgaggcgtcagcgctgccccagcagtgcccatggcctgtccctgctgcagccccggcactgccacccccaggactgtgcccggccccgagagcactcaggccctgcagcaacaccagggccaccagggcagcggggcagggccatggcagcagcactggcaacaccaagtgctgctgctgctgctgctgggcacagctgctgtgccagcactgctctgcccccagctctgcacacagatattgctgctgcagctccagagaaggtaAAAGAAGGGCATGTTTGCAGAAAACTTTGcagggagatcctttagttcctttaaagccaCCAACAGCGCCGCCCCTCATTAACAGAGTCTGTGGCCACAGAAAAGTTAGAGAGAAATAAAACGAGAAATGGCACAAAAATTACCTTTATTTGTGGACatgaaaaaactaaaacaaaggaCAAAATACCCATAACCAAACTAACAAGATGTAtcaaaaattgcttttattacaagtgattttgTGACATTGTCCACCAGTTTAATGTTCCTGAAAACAtgcagtcatcagtctccacacagCAGCCTTGAGTTCTttgttcctcaggctgtagatgagggggttcagggctggaggcaccactgagtacagaactgacaggaccagatccagggatggggaggagatggaggggggcttcaggtggGCAAATATGACGCTGCTCAAGAACAGGGAAACAACAGCCaagtgagggaggcaggtggaaaaggctttgtgtcgtccctgctcagaggggaacctcagcacagccctgaagatctgcacataggagaaaacaatgaacacaaaacaaccaagtCCTAAACAGATAGAAAACACAAGAAACCCAAATTCTCTGaggtaggatttggagcaggacagtttgaggatgtgtgggatttcacagaagaactggcccagggcattgccctggcacagaggcagggaaaatgtattggctgtgtgcatgagagcattgaggaaggcactggcccaggcagctgctgccatgtgggcacaagctctgctgcccaggagggtcccgtagtgcaggggtttgcagctggacacgtagcggtcatagcacatgatggtcaggagggaaaactctgctgaattaaaaaaagcaaaaaagaagagctgtgcagcacatgctgtgtaggagatggtgctggtgtcccagagggaattgtgcatggctttggggacagtggtgcagatggagcccaggtcgctgagggccaggtggagcaggaagaagaacatgggcgtgtgcaggtggtggccacAGGCTACAgtgctgatgatgaggccgttgcccaggagggcagccagggagatgcccagcaagaggcagaagtgcaggagctgcagctgccgcgtgtctgccaatgccagcaggaggaagtggctgatggaactgctgttggacatttgttCACTCTGCCCATGGAGTCCTGTCCAAGGAGGAGACAGTAGTAAGTCAGGGCAGACTTTGATGTGTGATGTCCAAGCCCTTTCTCCCAGCCCtccccctgctgctctgtgccacccaattttccttttctcagagtttttccttctgccctgtgcctggagctctgctgggatctggCCCTGTTTCTATGATGAGCAGGGGCTCTGCCCATGGACA
This sequence is a window from Passer domesticus isolate bPasDom1 chromosome 8 unlocalized genomic scaffold, bPasDom1.hap1 SUPER_8_unloc_1, whole genome shotgun sequence. Protein-coding genes within it:
- the LOC135291585 gene encoding olfactory receptor 14C36-like; protein product: MSNSSSISHFLLLALADTRQLQLLHFCLLLGISLAALLGNGLIISTVACGHHLHTPMFFFLLHLALSDLGSICTTVPKAMHNSLWDTSTISYTACAAQLFFFAFFNSAEFSLLTIMCYDRYVSSCKPLHYGTLLGSRACAHMAAAAWASAFLNALMHTANTFSLPLCQGNALGQFFCEIPHILKLSCSKSYLREFGFLVFSICLGLGCFVFIVFSYVQIFRAVLRFPSEQGRHKAFSTCLPHLAVVSLFLSSVIFAHLKPPSISSPSLDLVLSVLYSVVPPALNPLIYSLRNKELKAAVWRLMTACFQEH